From Enoplosus armatus isolate fEnoArm2 chromosome 23, fEnoArm2.hap1, whole genome shotgun sequence, a single genomic window includes:
- the ankrd53 gene encoding LOW QUALITY PROTEIN: ankyrin repeat domain-containing protein 53 (The sequence of the model RefSeq protein was modified relative to this genomic sequence to represent the inferred CDS: deleted 2 bases in 1 codon): MATMEPVNKSGKPRRGRSGNLPTELPQTGTCPAVAAGSREKLDVSVNRQGLSVLHSQLVPVQPPVESVLGWINSSDHQGRRPVHLVLSSRSSPNTSSSLRYLLEQGADINVATDSGTTPLHLAASEGLLDCTEILVQAGADVLARDSMGHTPLDLARILCRRKVARYLKSCMWQKDKKKELQERKLGQALYSDLVDMARLNDLNKKTLIDVKMAEWASKKGFPLLKDLSPRVSLSQYHMQCLSSDKNSSNPKHANHPLKHQPGGPQDRSTSTKQPPASSSRPWTIFMGLQPEKPPREPDLKDSITVWRDSSSRQPQYTTKWDSMPRPAPDLPLDVLKRVLFPRAFPSRIASPRYFEPQNIVEVQHRGYPQGRTTSPWTEVAMHLAEVLEPGHY, encoded by the exons atggcaaccatgGAACCTGTCAACAAATCCGGAAAACCGAGACGTGGGAGAT CAGGAAACCTCCCCACAGAGCTCCCCCAGACGGGCACATGT ccagctgttgctgctgggaGCCGAGAGAAGCTGGATGTCAGTGTAAATAGACAG GGTCTGTCAGTGCTCCACAGCCAGCTAGTTCCTGTTCAGCCCCCGGTGGAGTCCGTGCTGGGGTGGATCAACAGCAGCGATCACCAGGGTCGCCGACCGGTTCACCTGGTCCTGTCCTCCCGGAGCTCGCCCAACACCTCCTCATCCCTCAGATACCTGCTGGAGCAAGGGGCTGACATCAACGT TGCCACAGATTCAGGGACGACCCCGCTGCACCTGGCCGCCTCTGAAGGCCTCCTGGACTGCACAGAGATCCTCGTGCAGGCTGGAGCAGATGTCTTGGCCCGGGACAGTATGGGACACACTCCTCTGGATTTGGCCCGTATCTTGTGCCGCAGGAAGGTAGCAAG gTATCTGAAAAGCTGCATGTGgcagaaagataaaaagaaagaattacAGGAGAGGAAACTAGGTCAAGCTTTATACAGCGATCTCGTGGACATGGCCAGGCTGAATGATCTCAATAAAAAG ACACTTATTGATGTGAAGATGGCAGAGTGGGCGAGCAAGAAAGGTTTTCCTCTCCTAAAGGATCTCTCCCCCAGAGTCTCGCTGAGCCAGTACCACATGCAGTGCCTCTCATCAGATAAAAACAGTTCTAATCCAAAACATGCCAACCACCCACTGAAGCACCAGCCAGGAGGCCCACAGGACAGGAGCACCTCCACCAAGCAACCTCCAGCCTCATCCTCCAGGCCCTGGACCATCTTCATGGGCCTCCAGCCAGAGAAGCCCCCCAGAGAACCAGACCTCAAGGACAGCATCACAGTGTGgagggacagcagcagcaggcagcctCAGTACACCACCAAGTGGGACAGTATGCCTCGCCCCGCCCCTGACCTGCCTCTGGATGTCCTCAAGAGGGTTTTGTTCCCCAGGGCCTTCCCTTCCAGGATCGCGTCCCCTCGGTACTTTGAGCCACAGAACATCGTGGAGGTCCAGCACCGAGGATACCCTCAGGGGCGGACCACCTCCCCCTGGACAGAGGTGGCCATGCACCTGGCTGAGGTGCTGGAGCCTGGACACTACTGA
- the shtn2 gene encoding shootin-1 isoform X1, translated as MWVQGEDGVDAESDGESGLSSEDEGDIQCEILEMQRDEANQRLAELEEVSNQLLKEMNVLEIQFQIERSCRESAEVLAVKVTKENKVLKRRSQMLMPLIPELPENLNQAAVTFDPEVGPMVGCDLVDVGEDGKEETQLLESQAKIAELQASVDGLLAEKLQLEQQVEDLTKEQLQLREQLVLEIEEKEAILRKISKQSKTMNKIKRVSQLVTEEFTEMSQKLELELGLRQHAEVFAHQMMVQQKAAHRQSMMAMQSAETGLQLQQALEQISTISTALCNIQRCYQDQVKQSQSAVDESSVLAELQNLREQLEKSEEEGKALKTQLSEANSSVTQLQEEVKQLQDTLNREDKTDEPEEKPTPAPPPPPPPPPPPPPPPTTVTNPLDFLRSRRKDGASKAEQHEPAPLLDMKAKAVDEMMERIKKGIVLRPVKTMQEDDSSWKDQRDENRKSAIVELKGMLDNMKRQPHRRGPSRRGMGRNVGEAELLQVLQRRRRAMGENRDPPFSKQDLQPGDVPWAGESGSSPVLRRLRQNREKRDSHIRASALIISQEN; from the exons ATGTGGGTGCAAGGTGAAGACGGTGTAGATGCAG AGTCTGACGGAGAGAGTGGTTTATCTTCTGAGGATGAGGGAGACATTCAG TGTGAGATCCTGGAAATGCAGAGGGATGAAGCCAATCAGAGACTGGCTGAATTGGAGGAAG TCTCCAATCAGCTCTTGAAAGAGATGAATGTACTGGAGATCCAGTTCCAGATTGAGCGCTCCTGCAGGGAGAGTGCTGAGGTGCTGGCTGTCAAA GTGACCAAAGAGAACAAAGtcctgaagaggaggagccaGATGCTGATGCCGCTCATCCCCGAGCTGCCTGAGAACTTGAACCAGgctgctgtgacctttgacccagaGGTTGGCCCCATGGTTGGCTGCGACTTGGTTGATGTTGGTGAGGACGGCAAGGAGGAGACGCAGCTGCTGGAGAGTCAAGCCAAGATCGCAG agctgcagGCGTCAGTGGACGGTCTGCTGGctgagaagctgcagctggagcaACAAGTGGAGGATCTGACCAAAGAGCAGCTCCAACTCAGAGAGCAG CTTGTTCTGGAGATCGAGGAGAAAGAGGCCATACTGAGGAAAATTAGCAAACAGAGCAAGACCATGAATAAAATCAAACGAG TCTCCCAGCTTGTCACAGAGGAGTTCACTGAAATGTCTCagaagctggagctggagctgggcCTCCGGCAGCACGCTGAAGTCTTCGCCCACCAG ATGATGGTGCAGCAGAAGGCGGCCCACAGACAGAGCATGATGGCGATGCAGAGCGCAGAGACcggcctgcagctgcagcaggcgcTGGAACAAATCTCCACCATCAGTACGGCCCTGTGTAATATACAACGCTGTTACCAGGACCAG GTAAAACAGAGTCAGAGCGCTGTGGACGAGAGCAGCGTCCTCGCGGAGCTGCAGAACCTGagagagcagctggagaagagtgaggaggaggggaaggccTTAAAGACTCAGCTGTCTGAGGCTAACAGCTCCGTCACACAGCTCCAGGAGGAAG TGAAACAGTTACAAGATACACTGAACAGGGAGGATAAAACTGATGAACCAGAGGAGAAACCCActcctgctccacctccacctccacctccaccgcctcctcctccaccacctcccacTACTGTCACCAA TCCACTTGATTTCCTGAGAAGCAGGAGAAAAGATGGAGCCAGTAAAGCTGAACAACATG AACCAGCACCCTTGTTGGACATGAAGGCGAAAGCggtggatgaaatgatggagaGGATAAAGAAAGGCATTGTCCTGAGGCCCGTCAAGACAATGCAG GAAGATGACAGCTCATGGAAG GACCAGAgggatgaaaacagaaaatcagcTATCGTGGAGTTGAAAGGAATGCTG GACAACATGAAACGTCAGCCCCACCGCAGGGGGCCGTCCAGAAGGGGAATGGGCCGAAACGTTGGCGAAGCAGAGCTCCTGCAGGTtctccagaggaggaggagagcgatgGGAGAGAACCGGGACCCACCCTTCTCAAAACAGG ACCTCCAGCCAGGAGATGTTCCCTGGGCAGGCGAGAGTGGCAGCAGCCCTGTGCTCCGGAGGCTGAggcagaacagagagaagagagactcTCACATCCGAGCATCAGCGCTGATCATCAGCCAAGAAAACTGA
- the shtn2 gene encoding shootin-1 isoform X2, with amino-acid sequence MWVQGEDGVDAESDGESGLSSEDEGDIQCEILEMQRDEANQRLAELEEVSNQLLKEMNVLEIQFQIERSCRESAEVLAVKVTKENKVLKRRSQMLMPLIPELPENLNQAAVTFDPEVGPMVGCDLVDVGEDGKEETQLLESQAKIAELQASVDGLLAEKLQLEQQVEDLTKEQLQLREQLVLEIEEKEAILRKISKQSKTMNKIKRVSQLVTEEFTEMSQKLELELGLRQHAEVFAHQMMVQQKAAHRQSMMAMQSAETGLQLQQALEQISTISTALCNIQRCYQDQVKQSQSAVDESSVLAELQNLREQLEKSEEEGKALKTQLSEANSSVTQLQEEVKQLQDTLNREDKTDEPEEKPTPAPPPPPPPPPPPPPPPTTVTNPLDFLRSRRKDGASKAEQHAPLLDMKAKAVDEMMERIKKGIVLRPVKTMQEDDSSWKDQRDENRKSAIVELKGMLDNMKRQPHRRGPSRRGMGRNVGEAELLQVLQRRRRAMGENRDPPFSKQDLQPGDVPWAGESGSSPVLRRLRQNREKRDSHIRASALIISQEN; translated from the exons ATGTGGGTGCAAGGTGAAGACGGTGTAGATGCAG AGTCTGACGGAGAGAGTGGTTTATCTTCTGAGGATGAGGGAGACATTCAG TGTGAGATCCTGGAAATGCAGAGGGATGAAGCCAATCAGAGACTGGCTGAATTGGAGGAAG TCTCCAATCAGCTCTTGAAAGAGATGAATGTACTGGAGATCCAGTTCCAGATTGAGCGCTCCTGCAGGGAGAGTGCTGAGGTGCTGGCTGTCAAA GTGACCAAAGAGAACAAAGtcctgaagaggaggagccaGATGCTGATGCCGCTCATCCCCGAGCTGCCTGAGAACTTGAACCAGgctgctgtgacctttgacccagaGGTTGGCCCCATGGTTGGCTGCGACTTGGTTGATGTTGGTGAGGACGGCAAGGAGGAGACGCAGCTGCTGGAGAGTCAAGCCAAGATCGCAG agctgcagGCGTCAGTGGACGGTCTGCTGGctgagaagctgcagctggagcaACAAGTGGAGGATCTGACCAAAGAGCAGCTCCAACTCAGAGAGCAG CTTGTTCTGGAGATCGAGGAGAAAGAGGCCATACTGAGGAAAATTAGCAAACAGAGCAAGACCATGAATAAAATCAAACGAG TCTCCCAGCTTGTCACAGAGGAGTTCACTGAAATGTCTCagaagctggagctggagctgggcCTCCGGCAGCACGCTGAAGTCTTCGCCCACCAG ATGATGGTGCAGCAGAAGGCGGCCCACAGACAGAGCATGATGGCGATGCAGAGCGCAGAGACcggcctgcagctgcagcaggcgcTGGAACAAATCTCCACCATCAGTACGGCCCTGTGTAATATACAACGCTGTTACCAGGACCAG GTAAAACAGAGTCAGAGCGCTGTGGACGAGAGCAGCGTCCTCGCGGAGCTGCAGAACCTGagagagcagctggagaagagtgaggaggaggggaaggccTTAAAGACTCAGCTGTCTGAGGCTAACAGCTCCGTCACACAGCTCCAGGAGGAAG TGAAACAGTTACAAGATACACTGAACAGGGAGGATAAAACTGATGAACCAGAGGAGAAACCCActcctgctccacctccacctccacctccaccgcctcctcctccaccacctcccacTACTGTCACCAA TCCACTTGATTTCCTGAGAAGCAGGAGAAAAGATGGAGCCAGTAAAGCTGAACAACATG CACCCTTGTTGGACATGAAGGCGAAAGCggtggatgaaatgatggagaGGATAAAGAAAGGCATTGTCCTGAGGCCCGTCAAGACAATGCAG GAAGATGACAGCTCATGGAAG GACCAGAgggatgaaaacagaaaatcagcTATCGTGGAGTTGAAAGGAATGCTG GACAACATGAAACGTCAGCCCCACCGCAGGGGGCCGTCCAGAAGGGGAATGGGCCGAAACGTTGGCGAAGCAGAGCTCCTGCAGGTtctccagaggaggaggagagcgatgGGAGAGAACCGGGACCCACCCTTCTCAAAACAGG ACCTCCAGCCAGGAGATGTTCCCTGGGCAGGCGAGAGTGGCAGCAGCCCTGTGCTCCGGAGGCTGAggcagaacagagagaagagagactcTCACATCCGAGCATCAGCGCTGATCATCAGCCAAGAAAACTGA
- the tex261 gene encoding protein TEX261 yields the protein MWFIYLLSWLSLVIQISFVTLAIAAGLYYLAELIEEYTVATSRIIKYMIMFSTGVLAGLYVFEGFPVLMVGVGLFTNLVYFGLLQTFPYILLSSPNFILSCVLVVVNHYMAFQYFAQEYYPFSEVLAYFTICLWVIPFAFFVSLSAGENVLPSTMQQGDDVVSNYFTKGKRGKRSGILLVFSFLKEAVLPSRQKMY from the exons atgtggtttatttatttactcagCTGGCTGTCGTTGGTGATCCAGATATCCTTCGTCACTCTAGCAATAG CTGCTGGCCTGTACTACTTGGCAGAACTAATAGAAGAATACACAGTAGCCACCAGTCGAATAATAAAGTACATGATAATG TTCTCGACAGGTGTGCTGGCAGGTCTCTATGTTTTTGAAGGCTTCCCGGTGTTGATGGTGGGAGTCGGCCTCTTCACCAACCTGGTATACTTCGGCCTTCTGCAGACTTTCCCCTACATACTGCTGAGCTCCCCAAACTTCATCCTCTCCTGCG tgttggtggtggtgaacCATTATATGGCCTTCCAGTACTTTGCACAAGAGTATTATCCATTCTCAGAG GTGCTAGCATACTTCACCATCTGCCTGTGGGTGATCCCCTTCGCCTTCTTTGTGTCACTGTCAGCGGGCGAAAATGTGCTTCCGTCCACCATGCAACAAGGAG aTGATGTGGTGTCTAATTACTTCACCAAGGGCAAACGGGGGAAGAGGTCTGGGATCCTCCTCGTGTTCTCTTTCCTCAAGGAGGCAGTGCTGCCCAGCCGACAGAAAATGTACTGA